A single region of the Malaclemys terrapin pileata isolate rMalTer1 chromosome 4, rMalTer1.hap1, whole genome shotgun sequence genome encodes:
- the DCLRE1B gene encoding 5' exonuclease Apollo isoform X3, with the protein MPTTAPAQSCSSLRAPLVSSSTQEPVLRNQKRIDVLYLDNTNCDPLGDLPSRQQATQQIKELIKAHPDHEVKIGVYSLGKESLLVDLALEFQTWIVVSPKRLEQMKVLGLVDVFTAEEGAGWIHGVDISEICWEAMINWNQQRPTIAILPTSRPVKIPHPSVHLVPYSDHSSFSELLEFVQWLKPCSIVPIVKRNVCLPYLEKYLSSNHKASPEPGIPESGQKFTQLRESREQQRATLQPVPTKNPFASAEKRTDWLEHFGGVTIGQQSSSEQPRDPNTRLQGGSMCCRGERKGIKVELCRLHGAQRQLFSAQPNTQTLARTQPLPPKDAGAWTSQSSTEGTAQSHASSLSWQTGKRHTSRASPCQPPLRDWAPLMLASVQKKAAFPSHKQSLTCLQTEEFLPPGAAGDRVTLASWPPVASSHVARGLAEEYLLAPLNTLKQYSAESFDWQIENYFRREEGP; encoded by the exons CTACTTGGACAACACAAACTGCGACCCCCTGGGCGACCTGCCCTCCCGCCAGCAGGCCACCCAACAGATCAAAGAGCTGATCAAGGCCCACCCAGATCACGAGGTCAAGATTG GGGTCTACAGCCTGGGCAAAGAGTCGCTCTTGGTGGACTTGGCCTTAGAGTTTCAGACCTGGATTGTGGTGAGTCCCAAGAGACTGGAGCAGATGAAAGTGCTGGGCCTTGTGGACGTCTTCACTGCTGAGGAGGGGGCTGGCTGGATCCACGGTGTGGACATCTCTGAAATCTGCTGGGAAGCCATGATCAACTGGAACCAGCAGCGCCCCACCATTGCCATTCTCCCCACCAGCCGCCCAGTGAAGATCCCCCACCCCAGCGTTCACCTCGTGCCCTATTCAGACCACTCCTCCTTTTCGGAGCTGCTAGAGTTTGTACAGTGGCTGAAGCCCTGCTCCATAGTTCCAATTGTCAAGAGAAACGTGTGCCTGCCGTACTTGGAGAAATACCTGAGCTCCAACCACAAGGCGTCACCTGAGCCCGGAATTCCAGAGTCTGGGCAGAAGTTCACACAGTtgagagagagcagggagcagCAAAGAGCCACCCTGCAGCCTGTGCCTACGAAGAACCCCTTTGCATCCGCAGAGAAACGTACGGACTGGCTGGAGCATTTCGGGGGGGTGACGATTGGTCAGCAGAGCTCCTCAGAGCAGCCTAGGGACCCCAACACCCGTTTGCAAGGTGGCTCTATGTGttgcaggggagagagaaagggaatcAAAGTGGAGTTATGCCGGCTGCATGGTGCCCAGAGGCAGCTTTTTTCAGCACAGCCCAATACACAGACACTTGCCAGAACGCAGCCACTGCCACCCAAGGACGCCGGTGCCTGGACGTCCCAAAGTAGCACAGAGGGCACAGCACAGTCACACGCGAGTTCTTTATCCTGGCAAACAGGAAAGAGACACACCTCCCGCGCCAGCCCATGCCAGCCTCCCCTGCGGGACTGGGCCCCCTTAATGCTGGCCTCTGTGCAGAAGAAGGCCGCTTTCCCCTCACACAAACAGAGTTTAACCTGCCTGCAGACTGAGGAATTTCTTCCCCCAGGAGCAGCTGGTGACCGTGTCACCCTGGCCAGCTGGCCCCCTGTGGCCAGCAGTCATGTTGCCCGTGGGCTTGCGGAGGAATATTTGCTTGCTCCATTAAACACCCTAAAGCAATACTCTGCGGAGAGCTTTGACTGGCAGATCGAAAACtatttcaggagagaggaggggcccTAA